One window of Staphylococcus chromogenes genomic DNA carries:
- a CDS encoding PhoH family protein has protein sequence MPEMIQIDDIHQAQALFGNNDEYIHLIEDAFDVVIHARGQEVAVQGQQLNEVSQAEEVLKNLLKVIEQGASISVKDVQAAIKMAKNGTIQNLIDLYEEEIARDAHGKIIRAKTMGQRMYIHAIKNHDLVFGIGPAGTGKTFLAVVFAAKALRAGQVKRIVLTRPAVEAGESLGFLPGDLKEKVDPYLRPLYDGLNTVLGAEATERLIEKGVIEIAPLAYMRGRTLEDAFVILDEAQNTTHAQMKMFLTRLGFGSKMVVTGDKTQIDLPKGIKSGLIEAETRLQSVKGLSIQYLDQADVVRHPLVGRIISRYEEEA, from the coding sequence ATGCCTGAAATGATTCAAATCGATGACATACATCAAGCTCAAGCGTTATTTGGAAATAATGATGAGTATATTCATTTAATAGAAGATGCTTTTGATGTTGTTATTCACGCAAGGGGTCAAGAAGTGGCTGTTCAAGGTCAACAATTAAACGAAGTCTCACAAGCAGAAGAAGTGCTAAAAAACTTATTAAAAGTAATTGAACAAGGGGCTTCAATTTCTGTCAAAGATGTACAAGCGGCTATAAAAATGGCTAAAAACGGAACGATTCAAAACCTTATTGATTTATACGAAGAGGAAATTGCACGAGATGCTCATGGGAAAATTATTCGTGCAAAAACCATGGGGCAAAGAATGTATATTCATGCTATTAAAAATCATGATCTCGTTTTCGGTATTGGCCCTGCAGGAACAGGGAAAACATTTCTAGCTGTTGTCTTCGCTGCAAAAGCTTTACGTGCAGGCCAAGTTAAGCGTATCGTTTTAACAAGACCTGCTGTTGAAGCGGGAGAATCATTAGGATTTTTACCCGGCGACTTAAAAGAGAAAGTTGACCCATACTTACGACCGCTTTATGATGGTTTGAATACTGTATTAGGTGCAGAGGCTACCGAAAGACTCATTGAAAAAGGCGTCATAGAGATTGCACCTTTAGCTTATATGAGGGGACGTACCCTTGAAGATGCATTTGTTATCCTTGATGAAGCTCAAAATACAACTCATGCACAAATGAAAATGTTTTTAACGCGCCTAGGATTCGGATCAAAAATGGTCGTCACTGGCGATAAAACACAAATTGACCTACCTAAAGGGATTAAAAGTGGTCTAATTGAAGCAGAAACAAGACTGCAATCTGTTAAAGGGTTAAGTATTCAATACTTAGATCAAGCAGATGTCGTTCGTCATCCATTAGTAGGCCGCATCATTTCAAGATATGAGGAGGAAGCTTGA
- the ybeY gene encoding rRNA maturation RNase YbeY, with product MFTIDFTDHTGEVQNEWFQHIEALLTFAKEFERITDDAELSVSFVNKEEIQAINRDYRQKDKVTDVISFAFEEEEPIIEGVDMPRILGDIIICADVAAEQAQAYNHSFERELGFLALHGFLHLLGYDHMTEADEKEMFQRQDDILNKYGLTRDK from the coding sequence ATGTTTACAATAGACTTTACAGATCATACTGGAGAAGTTCAAAACGAATGGTTTCAACATATTGAAGCACTTTTAACCTTTGCTAAAGAATTTGAACGAATTACAGATGATGCAGAATTATCAGTTTCATTTGTGAACAAAGAAGAAATCCAAGCGATTAATCGAGATTATCGTCAAAAAGATAAAGTGACGGATGTTATCTCCTTTGCTTTTGAGGAAGAGGAGCCTATTATTGAAGGCGTAGACATGCCACGCATACTAGGAGATATTATTATTTGTGCAGATGTCGCTGCAGAACAAGCTCAAGCCTATAACCATTCTTTTGAGAGAGAATTAGGCTTTTTAGCGCTTCATGGATTTTTACATTTACTCGGCTATGATCATATGACTGAAGCAGATGAAAAAGAAATGTTTCAACGACAAGATGATATTCTTAATAAATATGGGTTGACAAGAGATAAATGA
- a CDS encoding diacylglycerol kinase family protein, which translates to MKRFKPAVEGGLTLLRKDANFLIHIVAAILVVILGVYFDVSKFEWFFLLIAIFSVLITEAINTAIEYAVDLTTEDYHIWAKYAKDIAAFSVLLASIFSIIIGLMIFLPRLF; encoded by the coding sequence ATAAAACGTTTTAAACCTGCCGTTGAGGGAGGTTTGACATTATTACGTAAAGACGCCAATTTTTTGATTCATATCGTCGCAGCAATTCTTGTCGTTATTTTAGGAGTTTATTTTGACGTATCAAAATTTGAATGGTTCTTTTTATTAATTGCTATTTTTAGTGTACTTATTACTGAGGCAATCAATACAGCAATCGAATATGCGGTGGATTTAACCACTGAAGATTATCACATTTGGGCAAAGTACGCCAAAGACATTGCTGCATTTAGTGTGTTACTCGCTTCAATATTTTCAATCATTATTGGTTTAATGATTTTTCTTCCAAGACTATTTTAA
- the cdd gene encoding cytidine deaminase, with translation MSYTEHHFNEVRKAQQNAYAPYSQFKVGAYLKTKDGQAFYGANVENAAYPSTICAERSALVSAIAQGYRPGDFESITVTVDSPEVSSPCGSCRQVLKELCDDDMPVYMTNQTGNMKMLTVAELLPLGFSGKDLK, from the coding sequence ATGAGTTATACAGAACACCATTTCAACGAAGTAAGAAAAGCACAACAAAACGCGTATGCACCTTACAGTCAATTTAAAGTAGGGGCATATTTAAAAACAAAAGATGGACAAGCATTTTATGGCGCAAATGTGGAAAATGCGGCTTACCCATCGACAATCTGTGCTGAGCGTTCAGCACTTGTCTCTGCGATAGCACAAGGTTATCGTCCAGGAGACTTTGAATCTATCACTGTCACTGTTGATAGTCCAGAGGTTTCTTCACCTTGTGGTTCATGTCGACAAGTACTTAAAGAGTTGTGTGATGATGATATGCCCGTTTATATGACGAACCAGACAGGTAACATGAAAATGTTAACTGTTGCAGAATTATTACCATTAGGCTTTTCAGGAAAGGATTTAAAATAA
- the era gene encoding GTPase Era: MNEYKSGFVTIIGRPNVGKSTFVNRVIGHKIAIMSDKAQTTRNKIQGVMTTNDAQIIFLDTPGIHKPKHKLGDYMMKVAKNTLSEIDAVMFMVNVNEDIGRGDEYIMEMLKTVKTPVFLVLNKIDLVHPDALMPKIEAYQNYMDFTEIIPISALEGLNIDHFISVLKTYLPEGPQYYPDGQISDHPEQFVVSELIREKILETTTEEIPHSIGVNVERMIQESEDRVRVEATIYVERDSQKGIVIGKGGKKLKTIGQRARRDIEHLLGSKVYLDLWVKVQKDWRNKSSFIKQMGYVEDE, encoded by the coding sequence ATGAACGAATACAAGTCAGGATTTGTAACTATCATTGGTCGTCCAAATGTGGGTAAATCGACATTTGTTAACCGAGTTATCGGACATAAAATCGCTATAATGTCCGATAAAGCCCAGACTACACGTAATAAAATCCAAGGCGTGATGACAACAAATGATGCTCAAATCATATTTTTAGACACGCCAGGTATTCACAAACCTAAACATAAATTAGGCGATTATATGATGAAAGTTGCTAAAAACACACTGTCCGAAATTGATGCAGTCATGTTTATGGTCAATGTGAATGAAGATATCGGTCGTGGCGATGAATACATTATGGAAATGTTAAAAACAGTTAAAACACCAGTCTTCTTAGTTTTAAATAAGATAGATTTAGTGCATCCAGATGCTTTAATGCCAAAAATTGAAGCTTACCAAAATTATATGGATTTTACAGAGATTATTCCAATTTCTGCTCTCGAGGGTCTTAATATTGATCATTTTATCAGTGTTCTTAAAACTTATTTACCGGAAGGCCCTCAATATTATCCAGATGGTCAAATCTCTGATCACCCTGAACAGTTTGTTGTAAGTGAATTAATCCGTGAAAAAATTCTCGAAACAACGACTGAAGAAATACCACATTCTATTGGTGTTAATGTGGAAAGAATGATTCAAGAATCTGAAGATCGTGTCCGTGTAGAAGCCACTATTTACGTTGAAAGAGACTCGCAAAAAGGGATCGTGATTGGTAAAGGTGGAAAAAAACTTAAAACGATAGGACAAAGAGCGCGTAGAGATATTGAACATTTATTAGGCTCAAAAGTCTATTTAGATTTATGGGTAAAAGTACAAAAAGATTGGAGAAACAAATCTAGTTTTATTAAACAAATGGGATATGTTGAAGATGAATAA
- the recO gene encoding DNA repair protein RecO: MLVKQKGIIIKAVDYGESDRIITILNEHGAKIPIMVRRAKKIKSGFQATTQPFVEALFIFNKFRGMGTLNSIDVIHLNYNMRVDIFTNSYASLCLETIERSMEKDEVNQANYHLLTFAIQRINNGISPQLIANIVMLKCLPRYGVTIALDHCVLSHSTEAKYFSAYSFKYNGVLSDQKRHLDEHALPLSNKTIYITHLLQTLPLSKINELHVHQNIIDEMSSFILLIYKEYIGMYFKSQRLINQLKRTHIDASSNDH; the protein is encoded by the coding sequence ATGCTCGTTAAACAAAAAGGCATCATTATTAAAGCAGTCGATTACGGAGAATCCGATCGTATCATCACGATTTTAAATGAGCATGGCGCCAAAATTCCAATCATGGTAAGGCGTGCCAAAAAAATTAAATCAGGATTTCAAGCCACAACTCAGCCGTTTGTAGAAGCACTGTTTATATTTAATAAATTTCGTGGGATGGGAACGTTAAACTCAATTGATGTAATTCATTTGAATTACAATATGAGAGTAGATATATTTACGAATAGTTATGCGAGTCTTTGTTTAGAAACGATTGAACGCTCAATGGAAAAAGATGAAGTCAATCAAGCAAATTATCATTTATTAACATTCGCAATTCAACGAATAAATAATGGTATATCACCGCAACTCATAGCGAACATTGTCATGTTAAAGTGTTTACCACGTTATGGGGTAACAATTGCACTTGACCATTGCGTGTTATCTCACTCAACTGAAGCCAAATATTTCTCAGCTTATAGTTTTAAATATAACGGTGTTCTCTCCGACCAAAAAAGACATCTAGATGAACACGCTTTACCCCTCTCAAATAAAACGATTTACATTACACATTTACTTCAAACGTTGCCTTTATCTAAAATTAATGAACTCCACGTTCATCAAAATATCATTGATGAAATGTCATCTTTTATACTCTTAATCTATAAAGAATATATAGGCATGTACTTTAAAAGCCAACGTCTCATTAACCAATTAAAAAGAACGCACATAGATGCTTCTTCCAACGACCATTAG
- a CDS encoding glycine--tRNA ligase, with protein sequence MEKNMDQIVQLAKHRGFVFPGSEIYGGLANTWDYGPLGVELKNNVKKAWWKKFITQSPYNVGLDAAILMNPKTWEASGHLGNFNDPMIDNKDSKIRYRADKLIEDYMLNEKGDENFIADGLSFDEMKRIIDEEGITCPVSGTANWTDIRQFNLMFKTFQGVTEDSTNEIFLRPETAQGIFVNYKNVQRSMRKKLPFGIGQIGKSFRNEITPGNFIFRTREFEQMELEFFCKPGTEIEWQSYWKEYAAKWLTDLGLNKDNTRLRDHDEDELSHYSNATTDIEYKFPFGWGELWGIASRTDYDLKQHSEHSGEDFKYHDPETNEKYIPYCIEPSLGADRVTLAFLCDAYEEEGVEGSKDARTVLHFHPALAPYKAAVLPLSKKLSKEALKVYEQLSEDFVVDFDESQSIGKRYRRQDEIGTPYCITFDFDSLEDNQVTVRDRDTMEQVRMSINELNDFLAEKVKF encoded by the coding sequence ATGGAAAAAAATATGGATCAAATTGTTCAACTCGCAAAACATAGAGGTTTTGTTTTTCCTGGTAGTGAAATTTATGGTGGCTTAGCTAATACTTGGGATTACGGCCCATTAGGTGTTGAGTTGAAAAACAATGTTAAAAAAGCATGGTGGAAAAAATTCATTACCCAATCCCCATATAATGTCGGTTTAGATGCTGCTATTTTAATGAACCCTAAAACATGGGAAGCTTCTGGACATTTAGGAAACTTTAATGATCCTATGATTGATAACAAAGACAGTAAGATTCGTTACCGTGCCGATAAACTTATTGAAGATTACATGCTAAATGAAAAAGGTGATGAAAACTTTATTGCCGACGGACTTAGTTTTGATGAAATGAAACGCATTATTGATGAAGAAGGTATTACTTGTCCGGTGAGCGGCACTGCAAATTGGACAGACATTCGTCAATTTAATTTAATGTTTAAAACATTCCAAGGGGTTACTGAAGATTCAACAAATGAAATCTTTTTACGTCCTGAAACTGCACAAGGTATATTTGTAAATTATAAAAATGTTCAACGTTCTATGCGTAAAAAGTTACCTTTTGGTATCGGCCAAATCGGTAAATCATTCCGTAATGAGATTACACCAGGTAACTTTATTTTCCGTACACGAGAGTTCGAACAAATGGAACTAGAATTCTTCTGTAAGCCAGGTACAGAAATTGAATGGCAATCTTATTGGAAAGAGTATGCTGCAAAATGGTTAACGGACTTAGGTTTAAATAAAGATAATACGCGTTTACGTGACCATGACGAAGACGAACTTTCACACTATTCAAATGCAACAACGGATATTGAGTATAAATTCCCATTTGGTTGGGGAGAACTATGGGGAATTGCAAGTCGTACAGATTATGACTTAAAACAACATAGTGAACACTCAGGTGAAGACTTTAAATATCACGATCCTGAAACTAATGAAAAATACATTCCATACTGTATTGAGCCATCATTAGGTGCTGATCGTGTAACACTCGCATTCTTATGTGATGCATACGAAGAAGAAGGTGTTGAAGGAAGCAAGGATGCGCGTACAGTATTACATTTCCATCCAGCTTTAGCGCCATATAAAGCAGCGGTATTACCTTTGAGTAAAAAATTATCAAAAGAAGCATTAAAAGTGTATGAACAATTAAGCGAAGACTTTGTTGTAGACTTTGACGAATCACAATCGATTGGTAAGCGTTATCGCCGTCAAGATGAAATTGGTACACCATATTGTATTACATTTGATTTTGATTCTTTAGAAGATAATCAAGTCACTGTACGTGACCGTGACACAATGGAACAGGTCCGTATGTCCATTAATGAACTTAATGACTTCTTAGCTGAAAAAGTTAAATTCTAA
- a CDS encoding helix-turn-helix transcriptional regulator: MELSKRQQQIVDIVKNSGPITGEKIADQLNLTRATLRPDLAILTMAGYLEARPRVGYFYSGKSSSQLLTEQLKHYIVKDYQSHPVILKSDVTVYDAICAIFIEDVGTLFIVNEENDLVGVCSRKDLLRASMAGQDIHNMPVQIIMTRMPNIVLLEENDLLLYAARQMISKEIDSIPIVRSKGDGKYAVTGRISKTTITKLFVSLFDQ; encoded by the coding sequence ATAGAACTGAGTAAACGTCAACAACAAATTGTAGATATTGTAAAAAATTCTGGTCCTATTACAGGTGAAAAAATAGCCGATCAGCTCAATTTAACTCGAGCGACTTTAAGACCTGATTTAGCAATTTTAACCATGGCAGGTTATTTAGAAGCGAGACCGAGGGTAGGATATTTTTATTCAGGAAAATCCAGCTCTCAACTACTTACTGAACAACTTAAACATTATATCGTAAAAGATTATCAGTCTCATCCTGTCATTTTAAAAAGCGATGTCACTGTATATGATGCAATTTGTGCCATTTTTATAGAAGATGTGGGAACATTATTTATTGTAAACGAAGAAAATGATTTAGTAGGAGTGTGCTCAAGAAAAGATTTGTTACGGGCTTCGATGGCAGGTCAAGACATTCATAATATGCCTGTACAAATCATTATGACGAGAATGCCTAATATCGTCTTATTAGAAGAAAATGATCTTTTATTGTATGCCGCCCGACAAATGATTTCTAAAGAAATTGATTCCATTCCAATAGTTAGATCTAAAGGAGATGGCAAATATGCTGTGACAGGTCGTATTTCAAAAACAACTATTACAAAATTGTTTGTGTCTTTATTTGATCAATAG
- a CDS encoding pyruvate, water dikinase regulatory protein, with amino-acid sequence MTKVKIIIASDSVGETAELVAKACISQFKNVESKADVIRYPYIETKQNIDEIIQLAKENNAMIIYTLVRPDIRDYMATLIIENSLKSVDIMGPIMSMMEETFQQQPINEPGIVHKLDEDYFKKIEAMEFAVKYDDGKDPKGLPKADIVLIGVSRTSKTPISQYLAHKRYKVMNVPIVPEVNPPEMLFEIDPKKCIALKITAEKLNAIRKERLKQLGLSDSARYATDTRIEEELEYFNKIVEKIGCPVLDVSNKAIEETANNIIQIIEHNNFFSN; translated from the coding sequence ATGACGAAAGTGAAAATTATCATTGCTTCAGACTCCGTAGGTGAAACAGCGGAACTTGTCGCAAAAGCCTGTATATCCCAGTTTAAAAACGTGGAAAGTAAGGCAGATGTTATTCGATACCCATATATTGAAACCAAACAAAACATTGATGAAATTATCCAATTGGCTAAAGAAAACAATGCTATGATTATTTATACATTGGTTCGTCCAGATATAAGAGATTATATGGCGACGCTAATCATTGAAAATAGTTTGAAATCTGTTGATATCATGGGCCCAATTATGAGCATGATGGAAGAAACGTTTCAACAACAACCGATTAACGAACCAGGTATCGTTCACAAATTAGATGAAGATTATTTTAAAAAGATTGAAGCAATGGAATTTGCGGTGAAATATGACGATGGCAAAGATCCAAAAGGCTTACCTAAGGCAGATATTGTACTTATAGGTGTTTCCAGAACATCAAAAACGCCTATTTCACAATATTTAGCGCATAAACGATATAAAGTTATGAATGTACCTATCGTCCCAGAAGTGAATCCACCGGAAATGTTGTTTGAAATCGATCCTAAAAAGTGTATCGCCTTAAAAATTACAGCTGAAAAATTAAATGCGATTCGTAAAGAACGCTTAAAACAGTTAGGTCTTTCAGATTCCGCACGTTATGCTACAGATACAAGAATTGAGGAAGAATTAGAATACTTTAATAAAATTGTAGAAAAAATCGGGTGTCCTGTACTAGATGTTTCCAATAAAGCTATTGAAGAAACAGCAAACAATATTATTCAAATTATTGAGCATAATAATTTCTTTTCAAACTAA